In Pararge aegeria chromosome 27, ilParAegt1.1, whole genome shotgun sequence, one genomic interval encodes:
- the LOC120635603 gene encoding leucine-rich repeat extensin-like protein 3 → MGRFTALGLIALIASASSSPVPQVCCVLPSQPPREPLPPCPPPPCPESCLEPPENPCEADAIKPTPNGDGPIKVFVQKTTTQDQLRAASFQVYPVPGGIFYIHQNPDVLIQPPPILVKPPHLKPIQPAPINVQPPQQPAITPPPICVRPAPLPPITPPPICVRPKPLSPINPPALFVKPPTPQPLIPAPISIRQPELPPVKPSPIVVRQPSPSNLQLPSIYFQTSVLGKNGGQGSGQQMGEVSGMSGFQPAYPMNSPCENPCPCENPCPCENPCPCP, encoded by the exons ATGGGGCGATTCACGGCTTTGGGACTAATTG CTCTGATAGCTTCGGCCAGCTCATCACCAGTTCCGCAAGTCTGCTGCGTGCTACCCTCGCAGCCGCCTCGCGAGCCTTTACCACCATGCCCGCCTCCGCCCTGCCCCGAGTCCTGCCTGGAGCCACCGGAAAACCCTTGTGAGGCGGATGCCATAAAACCAA CACCCAACGGCGACGGACCCATCAAGGTGTTCGTGCAGAAGACGACAACTCAGGACCAGCTGCGAGCAGCCAGCTTCCAGGTCTACCCGGTCCCAGGCGGCATCTTCTACATCCACCAAAACCCAGATGTCCTGATCCAGCCGCCGCCGATCCTCGTCAAACCACCACATCTGAAGCCGATCCAACCAGCCCCTATCAACGTCCAGCCCCCACAGCAACCAGCGATAACGCCCCCACCGATATGCGTCCGACCTGCGCCATTACCCCCGATCACCCCTCCCCCTATCTGCGTCCGACCGAAACCTTTAAGCCCAATAAACCCCCCAGCTTTATTCGTCAAGCCACCGACCCCCCAGCCTTTGATACCTGCACCCATCTCAATCAGGCAACCTGAGTTGCCACCTGTAAAACCTTCACCGATTGTAGTTCGGCAACCTAGCCCATCGAATTTGCAGCTACCCTCGATTTACTTCCAGACGTCGGTGCTGGGTAAAAATGGCGGGCAAGGATCGGGTCAGCAAATGGGTGAGGTGTCGGGAATGTCTGGATTCCAGCCAGCTTATCCCATGAACTCCCCATGCGAGAATCCGTGCCCATGTGAAAATCCGTGCCCTTGCGAAAATCCCTGCCCATGCCCTTAA